GCAAAGCCGGCAATCAGAAACTTCATTCCGGTAAGCAGGCTTCCCGGGGAATAAGAGGAGGACAAAAAGGGCAGAAATACAACAAAAAAGCCTACGAAGCCAGTGATAGTAATCTGGGCGAAAATAATCAATACCAATGAAACCGACAGCCGCAGAAGCTCCAAAAAACGGGTAGCATCCGGCGTTCCTTTTGTTGCGTGCACGAAGCTCCAACTCCTTGATCAGCTTTACTGTATCTTTGCCAGTGAGGATCTGCCATAGACTGAGCGGTTGCCGGCTATTCTTCCTCCTGAAGCTGCCGCAGCACAATCAATTCAACCCGGCGGTTCCGCTGCTTTCCCTCTGCGGTTGTATTATCATAGGCGGGCCGGGTATCGGCGTACCCTGCATATTGGAAGGTATCAGGGCTCAGCCCCTCTTTGTCCAGAAAAAAGCGCAGGACGGACAGCGCACGGGCGCCGGATAGCTCCCAGTTGTCTCTGTATAACGATCCGGGGGTCACAGGAACATTGTCGGTATGGCCTTCGATGCTGATCGTCGCCCCGATACCGCGAAACAGGCCGGAGAGCTGGCGCAGGGCAGGGAAAGCAGGGGATTTCAGCTCGGCCTTACCCGCATCGAACAGGAACCGGTCACTCAGCGTGATGGCAATGCCCTGCGGTTTATCGGCAACAAAAATCTGTTCCCCGAGGTTATTCTCCTCCACATACTGGGTGATTACGCCCATAAGAGCAGCCAGCTTCGCTTCCTGTTCCCGAAAAGCAAGCTCACGCGCTGACGGCTGGTGTCCATCCCCATCTCCTGTTTGTCCGTTTCCATTCAGCCCGTCCGAATCCGCGGAGCCTGTAGCAGAAGGACCGCCAGCGGTTCCACTGTCTTCAGTATGACCCTTCGAAACGTCAGTCCCTGTAATTCCCTGATTGCCTTCAAGTACGCCGCTTCCGCCCTCCAGCACTGTACTTCCGCTCTTGAAGGTATCCGATAAGGAGCCGCTGACAATGGCATATTTCTGCGAATCCAGGCTGCTCATGGCGAACAGAATCACGAAGAAAATCAGCAGAAGCGTGATCAGATCCGCGTAGGTAATCATCCAGCGGTCCCGGCTCTCCTTGCCTGCGGAGGCGCGGGGCTGCCGGCGGTTTCTTTGTCTCATAGCGGTTCCCCCGGGCTGGTACTGCTGCTGCGTTTAGGAGCGTCTGTCAGGAAGGGGGCCAGCTTTTGCCGGACCAGATGCGGGTGATCTCCGTTCTGCAGGGACAGAATGCCGACGAGCAGCATCTCCATGGTGCCCAGCTCACTTTGGCTGCGGGATTTGATTTTGGAGGCAATGGGTAAAAAGAGTAGATTAGCGCTGGCTACGCCATAGAGTGTTGCTGTAAAAGCTACGGCAATTGACCCGCCCAGATTGGAAGGGTCCGTTAGGTTGCTCAGAACCCGGATCAGCCCCATAACGGTGCCGATAATCCCCATGGTCGGTGCATAGCCGCCGGCGGCTTCGAATATTTTGGCATAGCCTTCATATTTCAGCTCCTTGGCATCCATCCCGAGCTCCAGGATCTGGCGGACCTGATCAGGGTCATTGCCGTCGACAATCAGAAACAGGCCTTCACGGGTAAAAGGATCAGGATGCTCCTCCGCCCGCTTCTCTAATGCGAGAACACCGCCGCGCCGCGTGAGTGCAGCCAGGGCAATCAGCTCTTCGGCTTGTTCCCGGCTGGTGTCCCGTTGCCGGCCAAAAGCCAGGCGGAGCGCCGCCGGAATAGTGCGGAGCTTGGACGCCGGGAAACTGATAAGCACCGCCGCAAGGGTACCGCCGAATACGATCAGGGCAGCATTGGGCTGCAGCAGGCCGGACAGGCTGCCGCCTTCCCACAGAAAACCGCCGATCATAGCGGCAATTCCGGCCAGCAGGCCGAGTATTGTAATGAAATCCATAAATTCAGGCTCCTTAAATTTCTATATATTATGGTTTGCAACAGTCTGGGCAACGCTGTATAATAAACGGGAACGTGCATTCCTATCTTCCATATTTTTCAGCTTGGTATGGATGAAGGATGATTAGGGTTAAAATTATAATATATTCATATATTCTAGACGATAGAGGGGAGACGGGCAAATGAGTGATATTGTCGTCAGTACGAAGACTTTTGCACTGGAGTCCGAGTATACACCCCAGGGCGATCAGCCTCATGCCATAGAAGAGTTATTGGACGGCATCCGGCAGGGCAAGAAGCACCAGACGCTGCTGGGAGCGACAGGTACAGGCAAGACCTTTACCATCGCACAAGTGATTTCCAAGTTGAACCGCCCGACGCTGGTCATTGCGCACAATAAGACGCTTGCTGCGCAGCTGGCGAGTGAGTTCAAAGAATTTTTTCCGAGCAATTCCGTGGATTACTTCGTCAGTTACTACGATTACTACCAGCCAGAGGCGTACATTCCTTCCTCCGATACCTACATTGAGAAAGACTCCAGCATAAATGAAGAAATCGACAAGCTCCGCCACTCGGCAACCAGCTCACTGTTCGAACGCCGTGACGTTATTATTGTGGCGAGTGTGTCCTGTATTTATGGTCTCGGTTCGCCGCAGGAATACGGAAGCTTGCTGCTCTCTCTGCGTGTAGGGATGGAGAAGCCGCGCAATCAGATTCTGAGCCGGCTCGTAGATATCCAGTATCAGCGTAATGATATTAATTTCGTGCGTGGTACGTTCCGTGTGCGCGGGGATGTCGTTGAGATCTTCCCGGCATCCCAGGGCGAGCATGCGATCCGGGTAGAGCTGTTCGGAGACGAGATCGAACGGATTACGGAGATTGATGTTCTGACAGGCGAGCTGATCGGCGAACGCGATCATATCGCGATTTTCCCGGCGTCTCACTTCGTAACCCAGGAAGAGACGATGCGTGTAGCGCTGGTCAATATTGAGCGTGAGCTGGAGGAGCGGCTGGCTGTACTCCGCGAAGCAGGCAAGCTGCTGGAGGCGCAGCGGCTGGAGCAACGGACCCGTTATGATATCGAGATGATGAAGGAAGTCGGCTTCTGCTCGGGGATCGAGAACTATTCCGGTCCGCTTACCTTCCGGGAGCCGGGAGCGACTCCTTACACATTGATGGACTATTTCCCGGATGACATGCTGATTGTGATTGACGAGTCCCATGTGACGCTGCCGCAGATCCGGGCGATGTATAACGGTGACCGTGCGCGGAAGACCGTCCTGGTGGAGCACGGCTTCCGCCTGCCGTCTGCGCTGGATAACCGTCCGCTGCAATTCGAGGAATTCGAAGACAAGGTGAGTCAGATTGTATATGTGTCCGCAACACCGGGGCCTTATGAGATGGAGCATTGCGATACTATGGTTCAGCAGATTATCCGTCCTACCGGTCTGCTTGACCCGATCATTGAAGTGCGTCCAACCGAAGGACAGATCGATGATCTGATTAGCGAAATCCGTGACCGGGTAGAACGCGATGAGCGTGTACTCGTAACCACTCTAACGAAGAAGATGTCTGAGGACCTGACGGATTACTTCAAGGAGATTGGTATCAAGGTACGTTATATGCACTCCGATATCAAGACGCTGGAGCGGATGGCGATCCTGCGTGATCTCCGTCTGGGTACCTTCCACGTGCTGGTCGGTATTAACCTGCTCAGAGAGGGTCTTGACCTGCCTGAGGTGTCGCTGGTCGCGATTCTGGATGCTGATAAGGAAGGCTTCCTCCGTTCCGAGCGTTCGCTGATCCAGACGATCGGCCGTGCCGCCCGTAACTCGGAGGGCCGGGTCATTATGTACGGCGACCGCATCACCGACTCCATGGAGAAGGCGATGAGCGAGACCCAGCGCCGCCGTGAGATTCAGATCGCTCATAATGAGAAGCACGGGATTACCCCGACGACCATCAACAAGAAGGTGCGCGATATCATCGAGGCGACTAAGGTGGCCGAGTCCAAGGCTGATTACCTCACCGGTGTCGGCGGCAAGCTGAACAAGAAAGACAAGCAGAGCCTGATGCAGCGTCTGGAGGCCGAGATGAAGGACGCCGCCAAGAACCTGCAATTCGAACGCGCCGCCGAACTGCGCGATGCCTTGCTTGAATTGCGGGCAGAGTAACCCGGCGCTGAAGTTAACGATCCAGGGAACGGCGCTACTCAGGCCGTTCCTTTTGAAGATAAAGGGGCCACGCCCTTGCGCATCCCGGAGGGACAGCGTGCAGTTAAGCCCTTAGCGCGTATCCCGGAGGGACGGCGTGCAGTTGAAGCCCTTTGCGCATTCCGCAGGAACAGCCCGCAGTTAATTTCTTAGCGCGTATCCCGAAGGGACAGCGTTGTCGGCAAGCCACAGTGAGCCGAATCGCTCTAATCGTAGGAGCGGCCCCGTAGGGGTTAGCGGGCCCATTGCCCCAGTAGCCGTCCATTCACCAACCTAATTCCTTCCGCCGAGCTTGCGGGTGTCCAGAGGGTGCAACCCTTGGGGCCCTCCCTTGGAAGGGAGGGTTTGGGAGGGATCGAAAATATTTTCCCAAAATGTTTTTCCATTTTAAATTCCCCTTAAAGGAGAGGTACCGTTGGCACATGAAAGTATAGTAATCAAGGGCGCAAGGGCCCATAATCTCAAGAACATCGACGTAACGATTCCGCGTGACCGCTTCGTCGTGCTAACGGGACTGAGCGGTTCGGGTAAATCCTCCCTGGCCTTCGACACCATCTACGCCGAGGGACAACGCCGGTATGTGGAGTCTTTGTCTGCCTATGCCCGCCAGTTCCTGGGCCAAATGGAGAAGCCGGATGTGGATTCCATCGACGGACTCTCTCCGGCCATATCAATTGACCAGAAGACGACTAGCCGTAACCCGCGTTCCACGGTTGGGACGGTTACCGAAATCTATGACTATCTGCGGCTGCTCTTTGCCCGGATCGGCCATCCGCATTGTCCGGATCATGGCATAGAGATCACTTCCCAGACCGTTGAACAGATGGTGGACCGGATTATGCAATACCCGGAGAAGACCCGGCTGCAGATTCTGGCCCCGGTCATTTCCGGCCGTAAGGGTGAGCATAAGGGTCTGTTCACAGATATCTCGAAGCAAGGCTTCGTCCGTGTACGTGTGGACGGTGAACTGCGCGAAGTGACGGAAGACATTGTACTGGAAAAGAATAAGAAGCATACGATTGAGGTTGTTGTTGACCGGATTGTAATTAAGGATGACATCGAGACCCGGCTTACCGATTCCTTGGAAACTGCGCTGAAGCTTTCCGGTGGTCAGATTCTCGTTGATGTGATGGGCCAGGAAGAGCTGCTGTTCAGTGCCAGCTTCGCTTGTCCTGTCTGCGGATTCAGCATAGAAGAGCTGGCGCCGCGCATGTTCTCCTTCAACAGTCCATTTGGGGCTTGCCCTGAGTGTGACGGGCTGGGGATGAATATGGTAGTCGATCCCGATCTGCTGATCCCGGATATGGAGAAGTCCATTGAAGAAGGAGCTTTCCTGGCCTGGACAGGCAGTACATCGAACTACTATCCGCAGTTCCTGAAATCGGTGTGCGAGCATTTCAAGATCCCGCAGAATGTACCGGTTAGCAGCCTCTCCCCGGAGCAGATGAACAAGCTGCTGCATGGAACGGGCAGTGAGAAGATCCGCTTCCGGTATGAGAACGACTTCGGCCAGCGCAAAGACGCCCTGGTTGCTTTTGAAGGAATCATTCCTAATCTGGAGCGCCGGTACCGCGATACAGCTTCCGAAGGAATCCGTGAGTTCATTGAAGGCTTCATGAGCGCCAAGCCCTGCCATTCATGTAAGGGCAAGCGGCTTAAGAAAGAGATTCTGGCGGTGACCATCAACGAGCGGAATGTTGCGAATGTGACGGATCTGTCGATTGGGGATTGCCTGGACTTCTTCGCAGATCTCCAGCTTAGCGAGAAAGAAACAGCAATTGCCCATCTGATTCTCAAGGAAATCAGCAGCCGGCTCGGCTTCCTGGTGAATGTGGGGCTCAACTACCTGACCCTTAGCCGGGCAGCGGGTTCGTTATCCGGCGGGGAAGCCCAGCGCATCAGGCTGGCTACCCAGATCGGCTCCAGTCTGATGGGTGTCCTTTATATTCTGGATGAGCCAAGTATCGGCCTGCATCAGCGGGACAATGACCGCCTGATTGCTACGCTGGCCCATATGCGCGACCTGGGTAACACGCTTATCGTCGTTGAGCATGATGAGGATACCATGATGGCGGCTGACTATATCATCGACATTGGACCGGGTGCCGGGAAGCACGGTGGCCAGGTCATCGCCCAAGGGACCCCGGAGGAGATTATGAAGGACCCCGGTTCTCTGACCGGTGAGTACTTGAGCGGACGCAAGTTCATCCCGGTGACTTCGAAGCGGCGGCCAACCGATAATGAGCGCTGGATCGAGATCCGTGGAGCGAAGGAGAATAACCTGAAGAATGTGAATGTAAAAATTCCACTCGGCGTCTTCACAGCAGTAACCGGGGTATCCGGCTCCGGCAAATCTTCGCTCATCAACGAGATCCTCTACAAGAGTCTGGCCCGCCAGCTTAACAAGGCGGTCAAGGTCCGTCCCGGCTTGCACAAAGAAATCCGCGGCCTGGAGAATCTGGACAAGGTCATCGAGATTGACCAGTCCCCCATTGGACGTACTCCGCGCTCCAATCCGGCTACGTACACAGGCGTGTTCGATGATATCCGTGATCTGTTCTCCAAGACGAACGAGGCCAAGGTGCGCGGCTTCCAGAAGGGGCGCTTCAGCTTCAATGTGAAGGGCGGCCGCTGTGAGGCATGCCGTGGAGACGGCATTATCAAGATTGAGATGCACTTCCTGCCGGATGTCTACGTACCTTGTGAAGTCTGCAAAGGCAAACGGTATAACCGCGAGACGCTGGAAGTGAAATATAAAGGCAAGAATATCTCGGATGTGCTGGAGATGACGGTGGAGGATGCCACGGAGTTCTTCAAGAATATTCCGAAGATTCACCGTAAAATGCAGACCTTACTGGATGTAGGCCTAGGCTACATCAACATCGGGCAGCCGGGAACCACACTGTCCGGCGGTGAGGCCCAGCGTGTGAAGCTGGCCTCCGAGCTGTACCGCCGCAGCACCGGCAAGACGCTCTATATCCTGGATGAGCCGACAACCGGCCTGCATGTCGATGATATCGGCCGTCTGCTTGAGGTGCTGCACCGCCTGGTCGATTCCGGTGAATCGGTGCTGGTCATCGAGCATAATCTCGATGTCATCAAGACAGCCGACTATATCATCGATATGGGACCGGAAGGCGGCAGCGGCGGCGGTACCGTCCTTGCTACCGGAACACCGGAGAAGCTGATTAGCGTTGAAGAATCCTACACTGGCCGCTACCTGAAGCCGGTCCTGATCCGTGATACGGAACGTACGCAGGCTATGGAACTGCAGGCTTCTGAGATGGTGTAAGTGCAGGAAGAGCAGTACAAAACCTAATAACTTCATTAACCCAAACACCCCTTATCTCTTTTTACAGGAGAGGCAAGGGGTGTTTTTGAAATTGCGGCAGGTTTCACAAGCTTCATACGTTTTGGGGAGTCAGAACGCTCTCGATTGAGTCTCTAAGTTGTAGAGCGGACGTAATTGGAAATAAGGCACTTAATACTGCCTGAACGGTGTGTTGAACGAACGGAGTTGGAAAAAGTCCACTTCTCTCCATGGAACTCTGTAGATTCTGCGAAAATTGGACTAAAGAAGTGTTGTTTTTCCAGCTATTGATCATAATTGCAAGGGTTTCGCCAAAATAAATGTACGAATTCCACTGAATATCCCTCGCACTCCCACTACGGCGGTAAGCAAAAACACACGAAGCAGTAATTTTGCCCAATCAGCAATTTATAGTATCAGCTCCCCGCTACAGCTCACTGCGGATGCCCAAGATGATTTTGAACCGGCGGGATGCTTTAAATCCCCGTTTGAATCCTTCCCGTGAGTCTGCAATCCAGACGGTTCTTCCGATCCAGACGCGAATGTAACAGGAACGGAAGATAATTGGCCGGACGATACCCTGTATTTCGACCTCCGTGCCATCCGGCTGTTCAATCTCTGTTCGCACCCACCACGTATTTCCGATTCCAAATTCGATGTATTTCAAGGAGTAGTCACCGTTCTTTCTTAATAATGAGTCCCGAGATGGATTCGGAGCAGGCGTGTGTATTCTCGTCAATGAGTCTGCTTTGTAAGGATACTGGACAAGAAAGCGCTTAGACATATTAGTCAGGCTTTGTTAATAGGTATGAGTAAGCTCAATTACCTTTGAAAAAGGAGATCGTAAAATGACAAAGCATGCACTAATTACAGGGATTACAGGACAAGATGGATCTTATTTGGCAGAGCTTCTCTTGTCAAAAGGATATAAAGTATTTGGTTTGCGCCGCAGAACGAGTATACCAATTATGGATAACATCGGACATCTAAAGAATGAAATCGAATTTATTGAGGGGGATTTGCTGGATCTGGGGTCACTGATGAGAGCGGTGAACATTTCAGATCCGGATGAAGTCTATAACCTGGCCGCCCAGTCTTTCGTAGCAACCTCCTGGGTTCAACCCGTTGCAACTGCCCAAGCTACCGGAATGGGTGTTACCCATTTGCTCGAGGCGGTGCGTTTGACTAAACCGGATGCTAAATTTTATCAAGCCTCAAGCAGTGAAATGTTTGGTAAGGTGTTAGCAACACCTCAGAAAGAAACGACCCCATTTTATCCACGAAGTCCATATGGTGTAGCTAAAGTTTATGGTCACTGGATTACTGTTAACTATAGAGAAAGCTATAACATGTTTGCTTGCTCTGGAATCTTGTTCAATCATGAATCGCCACGCCGTGGCATTGAATTTGTAACCCGTAAAGTGTCTGATGCTGTTGCGAGAATTAAGCTGGGTCTGCAAACCGAACTCCGGATGGGGAATCTGGATGCCAAAAGAGACTGGGGCTTCGCAGGCGATTATGTTAAAGCGATGTGGCTGATGCTTCAGCAGGATAAAGCGGATGATTTCGTAATCTCGACTGCGGAGACGCATACGATTGAAGAGCTTGTAGATATTGCATTTACGCATGTAGGATTGGATTGGAAAGATTATGTTGTGGTTGACCAGAGATTTGTTAGACCTGCTGAAGTGGATCTACTGCTTGGGGATTGCTCCAAGGCTAAAGAAAAGCTGGGTTGGGAACGGGAGGTTACATTTGAACAATTGATCAAGATGATGGTGGATAGCGATTTAGCGCTCATTAATGAGGATTTAATTAAAGGTGTTAAAATAGTGTGATTTTGTGGTACTGAGGTCCGACAAGTCCACCCAATCCACCGAGTCCAAACAGGCATATCTACAGCATGTCTGCCGTAATATTCTAGTGAGAAGCTTTTACGTTGAATGGATAGCAGCAGCTGTTGGCTGGATTGAGGTGGATGGGCTCATTGAAAACTAAAGATACAACAGCGGTCAATGATAAATATCGCCAATCCGAGGCGGAGTTTTGCCATGAGGAATATTTTTTGTGACAAATACGCCGTTTTTAAAATATTTCTATTGCGTGACGGAAATGGTAACGATAACATAGAAGGTGATATGGATTAGAGCAACTTGCTT
The window above is part of the Paenibacillus sp. FSL H8-0048 genome. Proteins encoded here:
- a CDS encoding flagellar motor protein MotB, whose product is MRQRNRRQPRASAGKESRDRWMITYADLITLLLIFFVILFAMSSLDSQKYAIVSGSLSDTFKSGSTVLEGGSGVLEGNQGITGTDVSKGHTEDSGTAGGPSATGSADSDGLNGNGQTGDGDGHQPSARELAFREQEAKLAALMGVITQYVEENNLGEQIFVADKPQGIAITLSDRFLFDAGKAELKSPAFPALRQLSGLFRGIGATISIEGHTDNVPVTPGSLYRDNWELSGARALSVLRFFLDKEGLSPDTFQYAGYADTRPAYDNTTAEGKQRNRRVELIVLRQLQEEE
- a CDS encoding flagellar motor protein, which produces MDFITILGLLAGIAAMIGGFLWEGGSLSGLLQPNAALIVFGGTLAAVLISFPASKLRTIPAALRLAFGRQRDTSREQAEELIALAALTRRGGVLALEKRAEEHPDPFTREGLFLIVDGNDPDQVRQILELGMDAKELKYEGYAKIFEAAGGYAPTMGIIGTVMGLIRVLSNLTDPSNLGGSIAVAFTATLYGVASANLLFLPIASKIKSRSQSELGTMEMLLVGILSLQNGDHPHLVRQKLAPFLTDAPKRSSSTSPGEPL
- the uvrB gene encoding excinuclease ABC subunit UvrB, encoding MSDIVVSTKTFALESEYTPQGDQPHAIEELLDGIRQGKKHQTLLGATGTGKTFTIAQVISKLNRPTLVIAHNKTLAAQLASEFKEFFPSNSVDYFVSYYDYYQPEAYIPSSDTYIEKDSSINEEIDKLRHSATSSLFERRDVIIVASVSCIYGLGSPQEYGSLLLSLRVGMEKPRNQILSRLVDIQYQRNDINFVRGTFRVRGDVVEIFPASQGEHAIRVELFGDEIERITEIDVLTGELIGERDHIAIFPASHFVTQEETMRVALVNIERELEERLAVLREAGKLLEAQRLEQRTRYDIEMMKEVGFCSGIENYSGPLTFREPGATPYTLMDYFPDDMLIVIDESHVTLPQIRAMYNGDRARKTVLVEHGFRLPSALDNRPLQFEEFEDKVSQIVYVSATPGPYEMEHCDTMVQQIIRPTGLLDPIIEVRPTEGQIDDLISEIRDRVERDERVLVTTLTKKMSEDLTDYFKEIGIKVRYMHSDIKTLERMAILRDLRLGTFHVLVGINLLREGLDLPEVSLVAILDADKEGFLRSERSLIQTIGRAARNSEGRVIMYGDRITDSMEKAMSETQRRREIQIAHNEKHGITPTTINKKVRDIIEATKVAESKADYLTGVGGKLNKKDKQSLMQRLEAEMKDAAKNLQFERAAELRDALLELRAE
- the uvrA gene encoding excinuclease ABC subunit UvrA; translation: MAHESIVIKGARAHNLKNIDVTIPRDRFVVLTGLSGSGKSSLAFDTIYAEGQRRYVESLSAYARQFLGQMEKPDVDSIDGLSPAISIDQKTTSRNPRSTVGTVTEIYDYLRLLFARIGHPHCPDHGIEITSQTVEQMVDRIMQYPEKTRLQILAPVISGRKGEHKGLFTDISKQGFVRVRVDGELREVTEDIVLEKNKKHTIEVVVDRIVIKDDIETRLTDSLETALKLSGGQILVDVMGQEELLFSASFACPVCGFSIEELAPRMFSFNSPFGACPECDGLGMNMVVDPDLLIPDMEKSIEEGAFLAWTGSTSNYYPQFLKSVCEHFKIPQNVPVSSLSPEQMNKLLHGTGSEKIRFRYENDFGQRKDALVAFEGIIPNLERRYRDTASEGIREFIEGFMSAKPCHSCKGKRLKKEILAVTINERNVANVTDLSIGDCLDFFADLQLSEKETAIAHLILKEISSRLGFLVNVGLNYLTLSRAAGSLSGGEAQRIRLATQIGSSLMGVLYILDEPSIGLHQRDNDRLIATLAHMRDLGNTLIVVEHDEDTMMAADYIIDIGPGAGKHGGQVIAQGTPEEIMKDPGSLTGEYLSGRKFIPVTSKRRPTDNERWIEIRGAKENNLKNVNVKIPLGVFTAVTGVSGSGKSSLINEILYKSLARQLNKAVKVRPGLHKEIRGLENLDKVIEIDQSPIGRTPRSNPATYTGVFDDIRDLFSKTNEAKVRGFQKGRFSFNVKGGRCEACRGDGIIKIEMHFLPDVYVPCEVCKGKRYNRETLEVKYKGKNISDVLEMTVEDATEFFKNIPKIHRKMQTLLDVGLGYINIGQPGTTLSGGEAQRVKLASELYRRSTGKTLYILDEPTTGLHVDDIGRLLEVLHRLVDSGESVLVIEHNLDVIKTADYIIDMGPEGGSGGGTVLATGTPEKLISVEESYTGRYLKPVLIRDTERTQAMELQASEMV
- a CDS encoding DUF3977 family protein, with the translated sequence MKYIEFGIGNTWWVRTEIEQPDGTEVEIQGIVRPIIFRSCYIRVWIGRTVWIADSREGFKRGFKASRRFKIILGIRSEL
- the gmd gene encoding GDP-mannose 4,6-dehydratase, with amino-acid sequence MTKHALITGITGQDGSYLAELLLSKGYKVFGLRRRTSIPIMDNIGHLKNEIEFIEGDLLDLGSLMRAVNISDPDEVYNLAAQSFVATSWVQPVATAQATGMGVTHLLEAVRLTKPDAKFYQASSSEMFGKVLATPQKETTPFYPRSPYGVAKVYGHWITVNYRESYNMFACSGILFNHESPRRGIEFVTRKVSDAVARIKLGLQTELRMGNLDAKRDWGFAGDYVKAMWLMLQQDKADDFVISTAETHTIEELVDIAFTHVGLDWKDYVVVDQRFVRPAEVDLLLGDCSKAKEKLGWEREVTFEQLIKMMVDSDLALINEDLIKGVKIV